The following is a genomic window from Colletotrichum lupini chromosome 5, complete sequence.
AGTATTTGACACACAGGGGGAGCAGGTGAAGAAGTTGAGGAGAGGTCAGGAGAGAACGACTCAAGCAAGAAACGgcttcgtcttcttcttcctcggctTTGTTTTACAAGTAGCTCCAAGCACCGGCTGACAGCTGTGGCACACAACCAACCACGAGAGGTACCTGGACTTGGGCTACGTCTAGGAGCTCCAAGCCGACACGGGAACAGTTGGAGAAATCTGGGGTCGTAGCTGAAGGTAACGCCTGAGGGTCACAGGTAAAGCACCGGATCAGCAGTGCGGTTGCAGGAGAGGGCCGGATGTACGTCAGGAGAGCGGGTCAGGTGCTTGCAAGGCTGCATCGCCGCATCGCACACAGGTTATTTGGGCCCCATCGTGATCCGCCCAGGTTAGGTATGGCCAATGAACGCAGCAGTTGCGACTCGACCGGCTCCAATCAAACGTCAAGTGCCGCGCCACGAGCCCCCTGTTTTGCGGAGACGGCGGGGTTGCTTTGTGCGGGGTTGAGAGCTCTCAACTTATGAAGGAAGGCACCTGTGTCCATTGTTAGCTACCAACTATCACCACTTCGGGGTAGACATATAGGTAGTCATGTAGTGTAGCACCTTCCTTTCTAGATCTGTCATCTGTTTCTTGTAAACTTTCTGAAAGCACAAGTTAAGGGAGCCCCCAACGCCATCTTATGTTTGCACGTTTTCCAATTTAGGCGAAGTTTGGATGGAAGCCTCAGCAAAAGTTGATGAGATTAAACGACAATCTCCCTACAATGTACACACACTACGCTACCAACTACAGGGATGGCATCCGCATGAAATCGAGCCAAAATAGCAAGTGTGATTCCATTGCAATAGCGCGCCTTGCATAGTCTACCTCTCTAGAACAAATGTGGTATTAGTTGCTGGACTCCTCAAAGACTTGGTCATCTCCTGCTGGCCATCATTCATCTTGTTATGGGGAGTTGCCCAAAAATCTCACCCGCGTCGGGCCGGGTCAACTTCATGCGAACACAGATGATCTAGCTAGGTTGACAAGACATGATTGGGCGCGGATCTGCGTAGAAAACGCGGGACACCTTGCATTGTTCTACGACCAAGAGCCATTTCTCGACATGCGCTCATGAACTTCCTTAAACTTCGCAGACAGTCTTCGCCTGCACTATCTTTCTGATACGACACCGTACTGCTGATAAAATGGCATCGCTTGACGGAAAAGTATACGCCTTCACTGGGGGGGCCAGCGGTATTGGCCTTGCAACGGCTAAGATCATCGCAAAGCGGGGTGCCACTGTGTGCCTTGCAGACATCGACCCCGAAGCTCTTGAACAAGCCAATGCCTACTTCACGGAGCAACAGACGCCTTTTTCGGTGACAAAAGTCGATGTGTCCGTGAAGAACGAGGTGGAGACCTGGATAGATTGCATACTAAAGCAGTTTGGGCGGTTGGACGGCGCTGCAAACGTGGCCGGCGTCATTGGCAAACACCACGGCATTCGAGCCGTCGCGGATCTTGAAGACGACGAGTGGCATAAGATCATTGCTGTCAACTTGACAGGCTGCATGTACTGTCTCAGGGCGGAACTCAGAAACATAGCGGACGGCGGTTCCATTGTCAACGTGGCCTCGATTCATGGCATCAAGGGTACGCTGCATCTTCCTACTGCTCAAACTCGTGAAGCTTCCCTCGTCTGACTAGCTCTTGATAGGTTTCGCCAAACACGGCGCATATGATGCTAGTAAGCACGGCGTGATAGGGCTCACTCGAGCGGCAGCCAACGAGAACGGTGCCCGAGAGGTTCGAGTCAACGCTGTTGCTCCCGGCGCCATCTACACACCATTGATGGAGAAGGCTTGGAAATTTCATGATCGCGCAGCCGACGCCGCCTTTGACGAGCCAACGTCTTTTCAACGTCAGGGCACTGCTGACGAGTGCGGAAACGTCATTGCTTTCCTGCTCGGCCCAGAGAGCTCGTTCGTGAGCGGGAGCGTCTATCAAGTCGATGGAGCGTGGTTATGAGCCACAGACGGCTCGACGAGGCTTGCGAGGAAATGATAGTCGGGGTTTTTTGCTAGGATTGGGGCTGTTTCCTCTTCACCAGACATCAGATGGGTCAACCTCGTGCTTCTCCCCATCGTCTCTAATATGCTCGAGCTTGACGTCCCTCTTCATTGGCTTCCTCATGTCATAAGCATCCTCGCCGTCTCGGGTAGGGTCTGTAGCATGGTCGCCATAGTAATCTTTCACCACGCGGAAGACGCTGTAGCCCATGCTCTTGTAGAATGTAATTGCCTTGTGATTGCTCGTGCGAACAAAGAGGTCAACGAACCAGGCATCGTTGGCGTCGGCTGCGGCTTCTAGCTGTTCGGAGAGAATCTTGCCGATACCCAGTCTTCGCGCTTCTGGCGCAACGGTCAGAGCGGTGATGTGGGCATGCCAGGGAAGGTAGTGTTCGGAATATTTGTAGACGTCGGGCGATGACTCCAGCTTGCCCATGACTAAAGCATCAAGTCAGACAAGTCGAGCAAAGCGTAGCTGTGTTCTCAAACATACTGTAGCCGATGATATTGCCGTTCATGTCCTCGCACACCTGGAACATGGCTGGCCATTTGGCATGGTACTGGAGGTAAAAGGCCAGCTCATACGTCTCGGTCAAAGGATCGAGGTTGCATTTAGAGAACTTGTTGACATCGTCAGGACGGAAGCGGCGAAAGGTTGCCATGGCCGCCGAAGTGAATGCGCGGCCGGCGATCAGTTCAAGAATGGAGGGGGGCTCCAGGCGGCAAGGGAGGGGTTGATGTCGGGAGATGGCAATCGTAAAGGAGCTACACCAAGCGGCAAAGAGTGTAAGACGGTTCAAGAGAACAACGTACTCAAACAAAGCTTCAAGGCAGGAAGTGGAGTCGAAATCGTTGTTACTGCCTCATCAATAGCTGCCGTGGAACGGGGAAGGAGCTTTTCGGAGCCGTCTTGCGGCGTCCAGGTTGTGTTCGGTGGCACCAGATAAGGGACGATAAAGGGCCTGACTCCACCACATTCCATGTCTGGCTGGAAGCGAATGGAGGGGAAGCACGAAAGACGGGAGCGTGTTTTTAATTTTCTTGTGCCGACTGAGGCTCCGGCGCGTGCATCTCTGCCAAGTATATTTTCCCAGTTGAAGCAGGTGAAAGATACATCGGCCAGATGCAGGGACCACGTCTGCCACTGCCTGTATCAGCAGGAGTGACAACTTCCCCCTTCCGGATAGATTCAGATTCAGTGTCAGCGGTCAAAGTTCTGAGACACAGCACTAGGTAGGGGTCCGTCGGCAGTATTACCTGAGGAGCCTCGAGGCGCCACAGGAAGACGAGTATGATCTTCATTTCTTCGACAACATTTTTTCCCGGAGTTTTCTTTGAGCCCACTTCTACCACCAGAAGCCAAAGGCCCAGTGAGTAACGCACAGGCGCAAGGGCTCTCTCTCATTACAACATAGTCTCTATCCATCCCTCTTCCGATAAACCAAACAACAAAGCAGAGCCCGCCGGATTGCATTAATTGGACCGCTGGCGCCGAATCGATGCCAGCCCGCCTctgaaattaataaaaccagTGATAATCTCAACCTCGCCCACGGCCACCAGGCCAATACACAGCACTCCCTGACTTGTGTGCATGGGATGGGCCGCCAACACTGATTTCTGCTCCGCTTAGACTGTTGTTTAGGTAGCCCATTTTTTGCACGACTGCCGTTTTCCTGGTGCCAGGCCGTCTCTACACGCTTCCCGCACCCATCTCCACCTGGATCTTCCTTGCCGTGTATTTGATGCGACAACCCCTGTTGTTTATCACTGCACCAGCAACCCCGGGACAGACAAGCAACAACATTGCATTCATACTCGACCATTTGGGCTGCCAGCACACGTACGTTGCGGAGCGTCATCGACTCGGTCTTTTCCCATCATAAAGTGCTGCTTGGACGGCTTCACCGAACACGTCCGCCGCTGTTCTCGCCGACCGACCGATCGCAACTTTCCCTCGTCACACCGTCAAGATGCCTCAAACTCCGGGACACTCGCGCAACCATTCGGGCGTTGACGGCTCGTACCAGTACAACAGCGTCAACTCCTCCCCTCAGAATAGACGAACATCCAGGTCCTCCGCCGATCCCGCAACGCCCTTGCGCAGCAGCTTCAACAACCAAGACGCCCTGGATATCTCATATGCGAGCGGAGGCATGGACGGGGGCAACGGGCTAGGCAATCTTGCAGATGAACTGGCCGACGCCTTCTCCGACTCTGGAGATGAAGGAGAATACTACGAGGAAGAGACAAACAACGACGAGAACAACGGAAGTGGGACACCAAACATTAATGTCGAAGAAGCCACCTTTGAAGGAATAAGGGACAGCGGGGTCGACGTTGCAAGTCTCGGCGAAGCCGGCGGCAAGGGAAAGAACTTCAATCTGGGGCCACCACCAGCCGCTCAACGCGGTCATCGACGGAGCGGGAGTGAATATGACGGAAGCGAATATGGATCCGAGTCTGACCTTGACTCCCCCGGCATGCTGCCCAGTCTCGTTGCCAAGATGGATGCCGTCGAGTCTTTGGCGAGGAGGGGTACTGAGAGTAATGGAGGGCCTACGGATGGTGTCTTCAGCCGGGTAACGGAGGGCTTGAGAGACTTGGGCTCGCAAGCCGGCGTCGAGGGCAGTGCGACAAGGCAAGTTCAAGACGGTTCACCCGCAGTTGCGGCCATTGACTAACCAAAGTAGACTTATCACCGCTCATTCGGCCCTTACTACCCACTTAACTCATCAGACTCGGCAACTACACAACTTGACCTTCCCGCTCCTTTCTCCACTCGTACCACCGCCGGACTCGGAGACCATCGATGAGCTGCTACCCCTTTTGATCGAGCTATCCGAATCGATGCCGCGACCAACAACGAAAGCCTACGACTCCCTCACAGCCCTCCACACCCTCACCTCGGACCTCGTCCAGAGCCTCAACTACCTCTCAGACACACTTCACATGTCCAGGCAAACGACCACAACGGCCACGCGTCGGTTGAAGAGCGCCAAAGAGCTGGTGGCCGAGATCAAGAGGGAAGAAGAGCTCCGGGAGGAGGGTGAGAGGTGGATCAACCGAGGTAACTGGAGCGAGAGGTTGGCCAATCGCGAGTGCGCGGGCGTATGCGGAGATGTCGTCGGAGGGTTCGAGGAAGTGTGCAACAGCTGGCGGGCACGCCTGCTGGAGCAAGCCGGCGCTGCACAGGCTTGAGTACGCTTATACGTGCCCTACGGGATGGAAGGTCGATAGGGGTGACTGTGGTTACTGCCATTGCGGGTTCGAGAGGCGGATTACTCACGTTCCCAAAGTTTGGCTAATACTGGATTTTGAGGTCTTGGTCAGGCGGGCGATAGAAATCAACGGCGTGCTTTTGGGTAGATCCGGGATCTTTGGCGGGATTCCCAGCGCTCGCAAACTTGTTAGACTACATGAATTTTACGAGTCGATGAAACACGAAGAGCCATGGCTGAGCAGGTATCATTGCACCTACGAAGGGAAGGAAATGCTAAGAGCAGACAGTAGAGTTCTTATTTTGAAGACAGAACTTTCACTCTATTCAGACTCTACTCTGTTGCGACGCAAAGTCAATGACCAGATGGCAGGACACAAGATTCAAAGTCAAGACGGTTGAAAGTCATGCTACGTGATACTGCAATAACTTCAGAAACCCCTACGGGAAGCTAGGTCACGTCGCATTATTACGCAGGGCCGGGGCGGGTAAACAGATGATCGAAAAGGGCGCAATGTCCAGTCTAGGGTTGCTTACATGGCGAATGTGGCTACTTTTTGCTTACATATAATCAGCTGGTTGCTGTCAAAAACGAGAAGTTTCGCTTTACAACTTGATCGCACCCAGTTTGAGTCAGAAATGCAGTTCAGCGGCTGCTCCTTTGTGACGTAAGATTAATTTATTATCATTCTGCTCTCTCTTTCCCTCCAATTCCGTCAGTGTATAGGAAATTTATATCAGCGCTGTAGCGAGTATTTCCAATTAACAAGGCTAGAATTAATGCACAGAATTATAATGGTATCAAGTAGATCAGCACCAACGGCACCTCCGAAACACCGCCCCTCCAGGGAAAAGCAAAGAACTTTGCAAGGGACAAACAGAAAAATTGAGCACAAGGCTTATGACTGACTAATCCTCCTCCAGCCTTACAGTATACGCAGGCCGGGATGGCCCTCCGTCGGGGTCATCGAAACCGCCCGGGATTAGAGGTCGACGCTGCGCACTGACGGGACCCCGGCTGAGCCGACTCGACTTGCTCGCGCGGCTGGCGCGGCTGCCAGGGCGGTCGGAGGGGACGTCGACGTCAAAGTCGGCGGGGGCGTCGACCTGGACCTCGTCGCGGGCGCGGTTCATGGCGGCGAAGCTCGAGAGGGACATTTTGTCGTCGACGGAGGGACGGTGTTGCGACCCggcttgctgctgctgctggaacTGCTGCGCGATGCCGGGGGCTCTCCGGAGCCGGCCGTCTACGGGCGGGGCTTGATTACCTCGCTTCATGCCGGCCTCGGACTCGTCGTCGACGAGGACGACCATCCAGACACCTACGGCGCAGTTGCTGCCCAGCAGGGGCGTGCAGTGGATCCAGCGGACGCGGCCTTCGCTGTTGGACTTGGTGAGCCAGCGGACTTTGGCGGTGACGCCGTGGCCGTCGGCGAAGGCTTGGGAGAGGCCGTCGCGGACACGGTTGGAGCCGCCTATCCTGTCCATGAAGTTGGACTGAAGGATGCCCGGGAGGCGGAGGGAGGGGGAGGCGAAAAGGATGCGGAGGCTGGGGTAGGGCCGGACGAGGAGGTAGTGCTCATAGACGCCGGAAAGCTTGCCGCTCGTCAGAGGCACAGCTGGGTTGGACTGATGGACGGAGGAGGACTCGTCCTGGATTAGGATGCGTGGCTTTTGCCAGTTTGTCGAGGATGCGGCCTGGCCTTCATCTTGCGGGACGCGGTGCATGTTTCCGCCGCGTCTGCGTACGGTTTCGAGTTCGTTCATGTTGAACATTTCGCTGAGCTCCTCAAACTCGTCCTTTTCTTCCTCGTTGTCGTGTCGCTGCTGCTGGTTTTGGCCGTTGATGGTGCCGACGGCCTCCTTCTCGACGACTAGGTTCTGCAGGGCATCCAGACCCGAGCTTTCTTTCGCGAGACCGGAGACGTCGACTTGAGCGCCGATGAAGTAGCGGACTGTGCCGCGACTATCGTATAGCGGCGCCACCATGAGGAGGTTCATGAACGGGGAGCCGTCTCTGCGGTAGTTGAGGAAGGTTTCGTAGTGCTCCTTTCCAGCCAGGATCTTGTCGCGGATACGTCGTACACTAAAGGGGTTGGTCTTTGGACCTTGTAGGAAACGGCAGTTGCGGCCAATGACATAGTTCATGCCGTATTGAGTCGTGCGGTGGAATTCTGTAAGTGACAGTCAGCTGCTGTGGAACATGGATAAGGAGAAGGATGTATATACATACCCTCGGAAGCAAAGACAATGGGGTTGTCGTTTCTCGAAGGATCCGTCAAGCAGAACACTTCTGCCAAACCCTCGGACATTTCTCTGAGCTGAACCGGAAGAGTGCCTGTGATACGCCTCTTGATTGACACGCTGACGGTCTGGATCCAAGTATGGGTTATGTAGGCGGGAAGGTCTTGCTGAACAAGCACGTCGAAAGCAGCTTCGGCCTTCTTTCTCAAGGAGCTGTTGATTGTGCTATCGGTGTTTGCCATTGAGAATTCGTGTCCGGGCAGAGTGTCGAGGCCACCCGCGATCGCGTTGGCATACGCAATGGCCCGGAGTGCTTTTAAGCAGTCCAAGAAGTAGGTCAATAGGGGGAGCGAGTCGGGTCGGGCATGGTGAAGGAAATCGGTAAAACGTTGGAGGAGTAAGTGATCATCAAAAATGGCCTGCAAATGGTCTTTTGAGAAGAGAAGCTCGGAGCGGGTTTCCAGCGAGTACTGTCCGTTGTCGCCATGAGATGGGACTACTAGGTCAAACGAGCCAGGCTCGACTTCCTCTTCTGCCAAGGGCTCGAGAATCTCGTCATCGCCAGCGCCTTTCGTCTGCAGAGCTGGGAGTGATGTATTGTTTGTTTGATATGAGGACGATGTCGAGTTGGCCCTGGACCTTGAAGAACGTGTTCTAGGGCTCCTTGGTGGGCTTGAGGACATTTGCCGCTGCTGAGCGTGGAG
Proteins encoded in this region:
- a CDS encoding acetyltransferase, with product MECGGVRPFIVPYLVPPNTTWTPQDGSEKLLPRSTAAIDEAPPSILELIAGRAFTSAAMATFRRFRPDDVNKFSKCNLDPLTETYELAFYLQYHAKWPAMFQVCEDMNGNIIGYIMGKLESSPDVYKYSEHYLPWHAHITALTVAPEARRLGIGKILSEQLEAAADANDAWFVDLFVRTSNHKAITFYKSMGYSVFRVVKDYYGDHATDPTRDGEDAYDMRKPMKRDVKLEHIRDDGEKHEVDPSDVW
- a CDS encoding short-chain dehydrogenase, yielding MASLDGKVYAFTGGASGIGLATAKIIAKRGATVCLADIDPEALEQANAYFTEQQTPFSVTKVDVSVKNEVETWIDCILKQFGRLDGAANVAGVIGKHHGIRAVADLEDDEWHKIIAVNLTGCMYCLRAELRNIADGGSIVNVASIHGIKGFAKHGAYDASKHGVIGLTRAAANENGAREVRVNAVAPGAIYTPLMEKAWKFHDRAADAAFDEPTSFQRQGTADECGNVIAFLLGPESSFVSGSVYQVDGAWL